In Leishmania mexicana MHOM/GT/2001/U1103 complete genome, chromosome 24, a genomic segment contains:
- a CDS encoding putative phosphatidylinositol 3-kinase, whose translation MTSTSVTLIASVLRQPRVGDDLQWVRYDAPFRTSQDYAAAEYLYRLRLCSLRLRSSLLSPSLPRTGSVSEVTHLLPHYPVQITGQLVYMDEPLSPVVESAAVYASAAAPLSSSSPVDGDTDTHAEMEVFYTFADEWLVFPLELCDVPLDASCKLHLWHRDTHVAEAAFHVYSVAGELCVGQRQLALSTHGDAPSDEQSWSTSTRAAELLADFHRGMMPPIPWLDTLSIQQLEAEQARHGNAALRDGSLQSAKDLCGAPTAVLTLYLPAATTAVFFEPGVARVSDGMQSLLQRGDAADDARDFTQRPFPDQYIFFKEHNLCEAKAAITSKTQYFLSDSSAPPGPKERHQLASLLRRPPIQLDNVTGTVVTGAGAGGVGGGRLEETRLLWKYRHFICRDGKYFLPFMRCVDWANTHSSERRAACALIHQWARPAFEDVLACLSFYFDHVAPVRQYAVRLLRREGDGRLCQLAFQLVQAVRYDSAEAELANFLVERAVGCWELCSTLYTLLSVEVALEKRRTSSAAGKASDDRHGGTTLFEPLLRRLSERLTQQCPHFATRLRQQHAMHRVLQLLSRQLQQSSLDRLGKTALGNKLIAKQACGLRVLFSSVHYGTPSRRNVNGSFSSSLMTHSSAGVREEHSMSSARIGDGSEEADANGGDGGSAVEATDVDSAADDEVRRLRFPPPSPQSQGSAPRSPPFQSGAQQQCRNRHTSAVDVLDRYGVTTLATHPGIPITGILPDSLYIFKSANLPMRLTFTALRPAGLAWGGGRGGEPLYGASPSPCVLTPLAMQPAPSQQRSGGLQGVNSSGGGASAAVAAEEQAGGFLGPGEGDAVPLAMMYKYNDDIRQDQLIVQLIRLMDDLLQRDGLQLYLTPYRVIATGPNEGLVEIVPQVTTFFSVQRDVLKYLRVYNSTAELLRQAMDRYTRSFAGYCVITFVLGIGDRHLENILITQDGRLLHIDFGYVLGNDPKPFPPPMKINREMVEVLGGPQSTGFTEFKLYCCSAYNTLRKHASLLLHILLLGAHTEGMPQVTAEGGDPRVNLLKVQEKLRLDLTNAQATQYLQNVIADSVGSIFTNLWDVLHAAAQATRG comes from the coding sequence ATGACGTCGACGAGTGTGACGTTGATTGCGAGCGTCCTGCGGCAGCCTCGCGTAGGCGATGATCTGCAGTGGGTGCGCTACGATGCGCCGTTTCGTACGTCGCAGGACTACGCAGCGGCAGAGTACCTCTATCGACTGCGCTTGTGCTCGTTGCGGCTGAGGAGCTCGTTGCTGTCGCCGTCTCTGCCTCGCACAGGCTCGGTAAGCGAGGTGACTCACCTGCTTCCTCACTATCCTGTCCAGATAACCGGCCAACTCGTCTACATGGATGAGCCGCTGAGCCCTGTCGTTGAGTCGGCAGCCGTGTACGCGTCTGCCGCGGCCCCGCTGTCGTCCTCATCCCCTGTCGACggcgacacagacacacatgcgGAGATGGAGGTGTTCTACACGTTTGCCGATGAGTGGCTTGTCTTTCCGCTAGAGCTGTGTGATGTGCCGCTCGATGCAAGCTGCAAGCTGCACCTCTGGCACAGGGACACGCACGTCGCGGAGGCCGCCTTTCATGTCTACTCCGTGGCAGGAGAGTTGTGCGTTGGCCAacggcagctggcgctgaGCACGCACGGCGACGCGCCGAGCGATGAGCAGTCGTGGAGCACCTCAACGCGTGCCGCGGAGCTCCTAGCTGACTTTCACCGCGGCATGATGCCACCCATCCCATGGCTGGATACGCTGTCCATACAGCAACTGGAGGCTGAGCAGGCACGGCATGGCAACGCCGCTCTCCGCGACGGAAGCTTACAGTCGGCCAAAGACCTCTGCGGCGCACCAACAGCGGTTTTGACGCTGTACCTTCcagcggccaccaccgccgtcttcTTCGAGCCTGGCGTGGCGCGCGTGTCGGACGGCATGCAAAGCCTGCTacagcgcggcgacgctgcagacgACGCCCGCGACTTCACTCAGCGTCCGTTTCCTGATCAGTACATCTTCTTCAAGGAGCACAACCTCTGCGAGGCAAAGGCGGCCATCACGTCCAAGACACAGTATTTTCTGTCGGACAGCAGTGCCCCTCCCGGTCCGAAGGAGCGCCACCAGCTCGCGAGCCTCCTGCGGCGTCCGCCCATTCAACTAGACAACGTCACCGGTACCGTGGTGAcgggtgccggtgccggAGGGGTCGGCGGTGGGCGGCTGGAAGAGACGCGTCTACTGTGGAAGTACCGTCACTTCATATGCCGCGACGGCAAATACTTCCTGCCTTTCATGCGGTGCGTCGACTGGGCGAACACCCACTCCAgcgagcggcgcgccgcctgtGCCCTCATCCATCAGTGGGCGAGGCCGGCCTTCGAGGATGTGCTGGCGTGCCTCAGTTTCTACTTTGACCATGTGGCGCCGGTGCGTCAGTACGCcgtgcgcctgctgcgcagaGAAGGCGATGGGCGACTGTGTCAACTCGCCTTCCAGCTTGTGCAGGCAGTGCGGTACGActcggcggaggcggagctggccAACTTCTTGGTGGAACGCGCCGTGGGGTGCTGGGAGCTGTGCAGCACCCTCTACACCCTGCTctcggtggaggtggcgctggagaagcGTCGCACCTCGAGTGCTGCGGGAAAGGCGAGCGATGACAGGCACGGCGGCACGACCCTCTTCGAGCCACTGCTGCGTCGCTTGTCGGAGCGGTTGACACAGCAGTGCCCGCACTTCGCAACACGTcttcgccagcagcacgcgaTGCAtcgggtgctgcagctgctcagcCGCCAGCTGCAACAGAGCTCACTAGATCGCCTGGGGAAGACGGCGCTGGGCAACAAGCTGATCGCAAAGCAGGCGTGCGGCCTGCGcgtcctcttctcctctgtgCACTACGGCACGCCATCCAGGAGAAACGTGAATGggagcttcagcagcagcctgaTGACGCACTCTTCGGCGGGTGTGCGGGAAGAGCACTCGATGAGCTCTGCCCgcatcggcgacggcagcgaggaggccgACGCGAACGGAGGCGACGGGGGCAGCGCTGTCGAGGCAACCGACGTGGACAGCGCTGCCGATGACGAAGTGCGGCGTTTGCGTTTTCCGCCCCCGTCACCACAGTCGCAAGGAAGTGCGCCCCGGTCTCCTCCGTTTCAGAGCGGAgcccagcagcagtgccgcaaCCGCCACACCTCAGCCGTTGATGTGCTGGACCGCTACGGCGTGACGACGCTCGCGACGCACCCCGGCATCCCCATCACGGGGATCCTTCCCGACTCGTTGTACATCTTCAAGAGCGCCAACCTACCGATGCGGCTGACCTTCACGGCCCTGCGGCCAGCGGGTCTCGCGTGGGGCggtgggcgaggaggcgagccGCTCTACGGTGCTTCGCCGTCTCCCTGCGTGTTGACCCCGCTCGCGATGCAACCCGCACCGTCCCAGCAGCGCAGTGGTGGACTGCAAGGGGTGAacagcagtggtggcggtgccagcgcagccgttgcggcagaggagcaggCAGGGGGCTTTCTCGGGCCCGGGGAAGGCGACGCAGTGCCGCTGGCCATGATGTACAAGTACAACGACGACATCCGGCAGGACCAGCTCATTGTGCAGCTTATCCGGCTTATGGACGACCTCCTACAGCGAGATGGCCTGCAACTCTACTTGACACCGTATCGCGTGATTGCCACCGGTCCGAACGAGGGCCTTGTCGAGATTGTGCCGCAGGTGACGACGTTTTTCAGCGTGCAGCGCGACGTTCTGAAGTACCTGCGCGTGTACAACAgcacggcggagctgctgcggcaggcgatGGACCGCTACACCCGCAGCTTCGCTGGCTACTGCGTCATCACCTTTGTCCTGGGCATCGGCGACCGCCACTTGGAGAACATCCTCATCACGCAAGACGGCCGGTTGCTGCACATCGACTTCGGCTACGTGCTGGGCAACGACCCGAAGCCCTTCCCGCCGCCCATGAAGATCAACCGTGAGATGGTGGAGGTGCTTGGTGGGCCGCAGAGCACCGGCTTCACCGAGTTCAAGCTgtactgctgcagcgcctaCAACACGCTACGCAAGCacgcctcgctgctgcttcacaTACTGCTGCTCGGCGCCCACACTGAGGGTATGCCGCAAGTAACTGCGGAGGGTGGCGACCCTCGCGTGAACCTGCTGAAGGTACAGGAAAAGCTGCGGCTTGACCTGACCAACGCCCAGGCAACGCAGTACCTGCAGAACGTAATCGCCGACAGCGTCGGCTCGATATTTACAAACCTCTGGGACGTCCTGCATGCCGCTGCACAGGCTACCCGTGGTTAA